One window of Equus asinus isolate D_3611 breed Donkey chromosome 7, EquAss-T2T_v2, whole genome shotgun sequence genomic DNA carries:
- the NRDE2 gene encoding nuclear exosome regulator NRDE2 isoform X2, with product MKKNVGLMNIDGVAVSSQTAPPSSEPVSFIPVKDSDDAAPPVTAWLNPLGIYDQSTTQWLQGKGASEQESKQPDSQVDRESALLKAKVEEFNRRVREHPRDVQLWMAFVAFQDEVMKSPGLYAIEEGEQEKRKRSLKLLLEKKLAILERAIESNPSCVDLKLAKLQLCTELWEPATLLREWQKLIFLHPNNTALWHKYLLFCQSQFSTFSISKIHSLYGKCLSTLSAVKDGSILSHPELPGTEEAMFALFLQQCHFLRQAGHSEKAVSLFQAMVDFTFFKPDSVKGLPTKGQVEFFEPFWDSGEPRAGEKGARGWRAWMHQQERGGWVVISPDDEEEEPEDDDQEIRDNTLPRWQIWLAAERSRDQRHWRPWRPDKTKKQTEEDCEDPERQVLFDDIGQSLIRLSSQDLQFRLIAAFLQFLGVPCGVSPPASCLYLAMDENSIFDNGLCDEKPLTFLNLSFSGVSCVGRMDQLGCRRWTRAHGREGEDFIRNVFHLVLPLFSGKERSQLCLSWLQYEIAKVIWCLHTKNKKRLKSQGKNCKKLAKNLLKEPENRNDFCLWKQYAHLEWLLGNMEDARKVFDTALSMAGSRELKDHELCELSLLYAELEVELLLDSRGAATARAVHILTRLTENGPCGPYAGQVLAVHILKARKAYEHALQDCLGEGCVSGLAPTNSLNCLTSLVKCFMLFQYLTVGIDATVRIYEQVFAKLKGSGSPEGCGQDDSAGTQRLSSVLEAVTLMHTSLLRFHMKVSVYPLAPLREALSEALKLYPGNQVLWRSYVQIQNKSHSASKTRRFFDAVTRSAKPLEPWLFAIEAEKMRKRLVETVQRVDGREVHATIPETGLTHRIKALFENAMRSDSGSQCPLLWRMYLNFLVSLGNKERSKGVFYKALQNCPWAKVLYMDAVEYFPDEMQEILDLMTEKELRVRLPLEELELLLED from the exons ATGAAGAAGAATGTGGGATTAATGAACATTGACGGAGTTGCCGTTAGCAGTCAAACTGCACCTCCCTCGTCTGAGCCCGTCTCATTTATCCCAGTGAAGGACTCAGATGATGCGGCTCCTCCTGTTACAGCCTGGTTGAACCCTCTGGGGATTTATGATCAGTCCACCACACAGTGGTTACAAGGAAAGGGTGCTTCAGAGCAAGAATCAAAGCAGCCAGACTCACAGGTGGACAGAGAGAGCGCGCTGCTCAAGGCCAAGGTGGAGGAGTTTAACAGGAGGGTCCGGGAGCATCCTCGGGATGTTCAGCTGTGGATGGCGTTTGTTGCTTTTCAG GACGAGGTCATGAAAAGTCCGGGCCTGTATGCCATCGAGGAAGGAGAGCAGGAAAAGCGAAAGAGGTCCCTGAAGCTGCTTCTGGAGAAGAAGCTGGCCATCCTGGAGCGGGCCATTGAAAGCAACCCGAGCTGCGTGGACCTGAAGCTCGCCAAGCTGCAGCTCTGCACGGAGCTCTGGGAGCCCGCCACCCTGCTCAGGGAGTGGCAGAAACTCATATTCTTACATCCCAACAATACAGCCCTTTGgcataaatatcttttattttgccAGAGCCAGTTTAGCACCTTTTCAATATCAAAAATTCACAGTCTTTATGGAAAGTGCTTGAGTACCCTGTCTGCTGTTAAGGATGGCAGCATCTTGTCTCACCCTGAGTTGCCCGGCACCGAGGAGGCCATGTTTG CCCTCTTTCTTCAGCAGTGCCACTTTCTGCGGCAGGCCGGTCACTCTGAGAAGGCCGTCTCTCTGTTCCAGGCCATGGTCGACTTCACCTTCTTCAAACCGGACAGTGTGAAAGGGCTGCCTACCAAAGGCCAG GTGGAGTTCTTTGAGCCCTTTTGGGACAGTGGAGAGCCCCGGGCTGGGGAGAAGGGCGCCCGGGGCTGGAGAGCGTGGATGCACCAGCAGGAGCGGGGTGGCTGGGTGGTCATCAGTCCAG atgatgaggaggaggaaccAGAAGATGATGATCAGGAAATAAGAGATAACACTCTGCCCAGGTGGCAGATCTGGCTTGCTGCTGAGCGGTCCCGAGACCAGAGGCACTGGCGGCCGTGGCGCCCAGATAAGACCAAGAAGCAGACTGAGGAAGACTGTGAGGATCCAGAGAGACAG GTGTTGTTTGATGATATTGGACAATCTCTGATCCGACTTTCCAGCCAGGATCTTCAGTTTCGGCTGATTGCGGCCTTCCTGCAGTTCTTGGGCGTGCCTTGTGGCGTCAGCCCTCCCGCCTCCTGCCTTTATCTGGCCATGGACGAGAACAGCATCTTTGATAACGGACTTTGTGATGAAAAGCCGTTGACTTTCCTCAACCTGTCATTTTCTGGCGTCAGCTGTGTTGGCCGCATGGACCAGTTGGGCTGCCGGCGCTGGACCAGAGCTCACGGTCGAGAGGGCGAGGACTTCATCCGCAACGTCTTCCACCTGGTGCTGCCTTTGTTTTCCGGCAAGGAGaggtctcagctctgcctctcctGGTTACAGTACGAGATTGCAAAG GTCATCTGGTGTCTGCACACTAAAAACAAGAAGAGATTAAAGTCACAAGGAAAGAACTGCAAAAAGCTAGCCAAGAATCTCCTTAAGGAGCCGGAAAACCGCAACGATTTTTGCCTCTGGAAGCAGTATGCGCATCTGGAGTGGTTGCTTGGCAACATGGAGGACGCCAGGAAGGTTTTCGATACAGCACTCAGCATGGCAGGGAGCAGAGAACTGAAGGATCACGAACTCTGTGAGCTCAGTCTGCTCTACGCTGAGCTGGAGGTGGAGCTGTTGCTAGACTCGAGAGGGGCCGCCACAGCCCGAGCTGTTCACATCTTAACCAGGCTGACTGAGAATGGGCCCTGTGGGCCCTATGCCGGGCAGGTCTTGGCCGTTCACATTTTGAAAGCTCGGAAGGCTTATGAACACGCACTGCAGGACTGCTTGGGTGAGGGCTGTGTCTCTGGACTGGCTCCCACCAACTCCTTGAACTGCCTAACTAGCTTGGTCAAATGCTTTATGCTCTTTCAGTATTTGACCGTGGGGATCGATGCCACTGTGCGGATATACGAGCAAGTATTTGCAAAACTGAAGGGCTCTGGTTCCCCAGAAGGCTGTGGCCAGGATGACAGTGCCGGCACCCAGCGTCTGAGCAGTGTTCTCGAGGCTGTCACACTGATGCACACCAGCCTGCTCAGATTCCACATGAAAGTCAGCGTTTACCCGCTGGCCCCTCTGCGAGAGGCACTCTCCGAGGCTTTAAAGTTGTATCCGGGCAACCAGGTTCTTTGGAGGTCATATGTACAGATTCAGAATAAGTCTCACAGTGCCAGTAAGACCAGAAGATTCTTTGATGCAGTCACCAGGTCTGCTAAACCCTTAGAGCCTTGGTTGTTTGCCATTGAAGCcgagaaaatgaggaagagacTAGTGGAAACTGTTCAGAG GGTAGATGGTAGAGAGGTCCACGCCACAATTCCTGAGACCGGCTTGACACATCGGATCAAAGCCCTGTTTGAAAATGCAATGCGGAGTGACAGCGGCAGCCAGTGCCCCTTACTGTGGAGgatgtatttgaattttttg GTTTCCTtaggaaacaaggaaagaagCAAAGGTGTGTTCTACAAAGCACTTCAGAATTGTCCTTGGGCAAAG GTGTTGTACATGGACGCTGTGGAGTACTTCCCCGATGAGATGCAGGAGATCCTGGACCTGATGACTGAGAAGGAGCTCCGGGTGCGCCTGCcgctggaggagctggagcttCTGCTTGAGGACTAG
- the NRDE2 gene encoding nuclear exosome regulator NRDE2 isoform X1 has protein sequence MALFPAFAGVSEAPASGSSRKELDWLSNPSFCVGSIPSLSQQTEETTALASEGLPLTRSPLKSEPSEESDTNRKLKSISRKKKKEKKKKRKHQHHKKTKRKHGQSSSSGSEPDTDSEKDRSSRSIRDSKRESEKPNQQNNATADSGRRLVWLEDVQALTGETFRTDKKPDPANWEYKSLYRGDIARYKRKGDSCLGINPKKQCISWEGTSTGKKHPHKRVERYFMKKNVGLMNIDGVAVSSQTAPPSSEPVSFIPVKDSDDAAPPVTAWLNPLGIYDQSTTQWLQGKGASEQESKQPDSQVDRESALLKAKVEEFNRRVREHPRDVQLWMAFVAFQDEVMKSPGLYAIEEGEQEKRKRSLKLLLEKKLAILERAIESNPSCVDLKLAKLQLCTELWEPATLLREWQKLIFLHPNNTALWHKYLLFCQSQFSTFSISKIHSLYGKCLSTLSAVKDGSILSHPELPGTEEAMFALFLQQCHFLRQAGHSEKAVSLFQAMVDFTFFKPDSVKGLPTKGQVEFFEPFWDSGEPRAGEKGARGWRAWMHQQERGGWVVISPDDEEEEPEDDDQEIRDNTLPRWQIWLAAERSRDQRHWRPWRPDKTKKQTEEDCEDPERQVLFDDIGQSLIRLSSQDLQFRLIAAFLQFLGVPCGVSPPASCLYLAMDENSIFDNGLCDEKPLTFLNLSFSGVSCVGRMDQLGCRRWTRAHGREGEDFIRNVFHLVLPLFSGKERSQLCLSWLQYEIAKVIWCLHTKNKKRLKSQGKNCKKLAKNLLKEPENRNDFCLWKQYAHLEWLLGNMEDARKVFDTALSMAGSRELKDHELCELSLLYAELEVELLLDSRGAATARAVHILTRLTENGPCGPYAGQVLAVHILKARKAYEHALQDCLGEGCVSGLAPTNSLNCLTSLVKCFMLFQYLTVGIDATVRIYEQVFAKLKGSGSPEGCGQDDSAGTQRLSSVLEAVTLMHTSLLRFHMKVSVYPLAPLREALSEALKLYPGNQVLWRSYVQIQNKSHSASKTRRFFDAVTRSAKPLEPWLFAIEAEKMRKRLVETVQRVDGREVHATIPETGLTHRIKALFENAMRSDSGSQCPLLWRMYLNFLVSLGNKERSKGVFYKALQNCPWAKVLYMDAVEYFPDEMQEILDLMTEKELRVRLPLEELELLLED, from the exons AATTAGACTGGCTGAGCAACCCAAGCTTTTGTGTTGGAAGCATACCATCTCTGAGCCAACAAACTGAAGAGACCACAGCTCTTGCTTCTGAAGGGTTGCCACTGACAAG GAGTCCTCTGAAATCAGAGCCATCAGAGGAAAGTGACACTAACAGAAAGCTCAAATcaataagcagaaaaaagaagaaagagaaaaagaagaaaaggaagcatcaGCATCAtaagaaaaccaagagaaaacaTGGGCAGTCGAGTAGCAGTGGATCTGAGCCAGATACTGATTCGGAAAAGGACAGATCTTCCAGAAGCATCAGAGACAGTAAAAGGGAATCAGAGAAACCAAA TCAGCAAAATAATGCCACTGCTGATAGTGGACGTCGCCTTGTTTGGCTTGAGGACGTTCAGGCTCTGACAGGAGAAACCTTCAGAACAGATAAGAAGCCGGATCCTGCAAACTGGGAGTATAAGTCTCTCTACCGTGGAGACATAGCAAG gtACAAGAGGAAAGGAGACTCCTGCCTTGGCATTAACCCAAAGAAGCAGTGTATATCTTGGGAGGGGACTTCCACGGGAAAGAAGCATCCACACAAGCGTGTTGAACGCTATTTTATGAAGAAGAATGTGGGATTAATGAACATTGACGGAGTTGCCGTTAGCAGTCAAACTGCACCTCCCTCGTCTGAGCCCGTCTCATTTATCCCAGTGAAGGACTCAGATGATGCGGCTCCTCCTGTTACAGCCTGGTTGAACCCTCTGGGGATTTATGATCAGTCCACCACACAGTGGTTACAAGGAAAGGGTGCTTCAGAGCAAGAATCAAAGCAGCCAGACTCACAGGTGGACAGAGAGAGCGCGCTGCTCAAGGCCAAGGTGGAGGAGTTTAACAGGAGGGTCCGGGAGCATCCTCGGGATGTTCAGCTGTGGATGGCGTTTGTTGCTTTTCAG GACGAGGTCATGAAAAGTCCGGGCCTGTATGCCATCGAGGAAGGAGAGCAGGAAAAGCGAAAGAGGTCCCTGAAGCTGCTTCTGGAGAAGAAGCTGGCCATCCTGGAGCGGGCCATTGAAAGCAACCCGAGCTGCGTGGACCTGAAGCTCGCCAAGCTGCAGCTCTGCACGGAGCTCTGGGAGCCCGCCACCCTGCTCAGGGAGTGGCAGAAACTCATATTCTTACATCCCAACAATACAGCCCTTTGgcataaatatcttttattttgccAGAGCCAGTTTAGCACCTTTTCAATATCAAAAATTCACAGTCTTTATGGAAAGTGCTTGAGTACCCTGTCTGCTGTTAAGGATGGCAGCATCTTGTCTCACCCTGAGTTGCCCGGCACCGAGGAGGCCATGTTTG CCCTCTTTCTTCAGCAGTGCCACTTTCTGCGGCAGGCCGGTCACTCTGAGAAGGCCGTCTCTCTGTTCCAGGCCATGGTCGACTTCACCTTCTTCAAACCGGACAGTGTGAAAGGGCTGCCTACCAAAGGCCAG GTGGAGTTCTTTGAGCCCTTTTGGGACAGTGGAGAGCCCCGGGCTGGGGAGAAGGGCGCCCGGGGCTGGAGAGCGTGGATGCACCAGCAGGAGCGGGGTGGCTGGGTGGTCATCAGTCCAG atgatgaggaggaggaaccAGAAGATGATGATCAGGAAATAAGAGATAACACTCTGCCCAGGTGGCAGATCTGGCTTGCTGCTGAGCGGTCCCGAGACCAGAGGCACTGGCGGCCGTGGCGCCCAGATAAGACCAAGAAGCAGACTGAGGAAGACTGTGAGGATCCAGAGAGACAG GTGTTGTTTGATGATATTGGACAATCTCTGATCCGACTTTCCAGCCAGGATCTTCAGTTTCGGCTGATTGCGGCCTTCCTGCAGTTCTTGGGCGTGCCTTGTGGCGTCAGCCCTCCCGCCTCCTGCCTTTATCTGGCCATGGACGAGAACAGCATCTTTGATAACGGACTTTGTGATGAAAAGCCGTTGACTTTCCTCAACCTGTCATTTTCTGGCGTCAGCTGTGTTGGCCGCATGGACCAGTTGGGCTGCCGGCGCTGGACCAGAGCTCACGGTCGAGAGGGCGAGGACTTCATCCGCAACGTCTTCCACCTGGTGCTGCCTTTGTTTTCCGGCAAGGAGaggtctcagctctgcctctcctGGTTACAGTACGAGATTGCAAAG GTCATCTGGTGTCTGCACACTAAAAACAAGAAGAGATTAAAGTCACAAGGAAAGAACTGCAAAAAGCTAGCCAAGAATCTCCTTAAGGAGCCGGAAAACCGCAACGATTTTTGCCTCTGGAAGCAGTATGCGCATCTGGAGTGGTTGCTTGGCAACATGGAGGACGCCAGGAAGGTTTTCGATACAGCACTCAGCATGGCAGGGAGCAGAGAACTGAAGGATCACGAACTCTGTGAGCTCAGTCTGCTCTACGCTGAGCTGGAGGTGGAGCTGTTGCTAGACTCGAGAGGGGCCGCCACAGCCCGAGCTGTTCACATCTTAACCAGGCTGACTGAGAATGGGCCCTGTGGGCCCTATGCCGGGCAGGTCTTGGCCGTTCACATTTTGAAAGCTCGGAAGGCTTATGAACACGCACTGCAGGACTGCTTGGGTGAGGGCTGTGTCTCTGGACTGGCTCCCACCAACTCCTTGAACTGCCTAACTAGCTTGGTCAAATGCTTTATGCTCTTTCAGTATTTGACCGTGGGGATCGATGCCACTGTGCGGATATACGAGCAAGTATTTGCAAAACTGAAGGGCTCTGGTTCCCCAGAAGGCTGTGGCCAGGATGACAGTGCCGGCACCCAGCGTCTGAGCAGTGTTCTCGAGGCTGTCACACTGATGCACACCAGCCTGCTCAGATTCCACATGAAAGTCAGCGTTTACCCGCTGGCCCCTCTGCGAGAGGCACTCTCCGAGGCTTTAAAGTTGTATCCGGGCAACCAGGTTCTTTGGAGGTCATATGTACAGATTCAGAATAAGTCTCACAGTGCCAGTAAGACCAGAAGATTCTTTGATGCAGTCACCAGGTCTGCTAAACCCTTAGAGCCTTGGTTGTTTGCCATTGAAGCcgagaaaatgaggaagagacTAGTGGAAACTGTTCAGAG GGTAGATGGTAGAGAGGTCCACGCCACAATTCCTGAGACCGGCTTGACACATCGGATCAAAGCCCTGTTTGAAAATGCAATGCGGAGTGACAGCGGCAGCCAGTGCCCCTTACTGTGGAGgatgtatttgaattttttg GTTTCCTtaggaaacaaggaaagaagCAAAGGTGTGTTCTACAAAGCACTTCAGAATTGTCCTTGGGCAAAG GTGTTGTACATGGACGCTGTGGAGTACTTCCCCGATGAGATGCAGGAGATCCTGGACCTGATGACTGAGAAGGAGCTCCGGGTGCGCCTGCcgctggaggagctggagcttCTGCTTGAGGACTAG